In Acidaminococcus timonensis, one DNA window encodes the following:
- a CDS encoding ArsR/SmtB family transcription factor, whose protein sequence is MKNINNTNIVDIFKALSNETRLNILQWLKDPEHCFPPQGTHMPEGESFANCACVGSICDKAGVSQSTISNYLDMLQRVDLLESRRYGKWTYYRRNEETIQQLARFIGREL, encoded by the coding sequence ATGAAGAACATCAATAACACCAACATCGTGGATATTTTCAAGGCGTTGTCCAACGAAACCCGACTGAATATCCTGCAATGGCTGAAGGATCCGGAACATTGTTTCCCTCCGCAGGGAACCCATATGCCGGAAGGAGAGTCGTTTGCCAATTGCGCCTGCGTAGGATCCATTTGCGACAAGGCAGGAGTATCCCAGTCGACCATTTCCAATTACCTGGATATGCTGCAGCGGGTGGATTTGCTGGAATCCCGCCGCTATGGCAAGTGGACGTATTACCGTCGGAATGAAGAAACCATCCAGCAACTGGCTCGATTCATCGGCCGGGAATTATAA
- a CDS encoding radical SAM protein: MHFASNVVRPPYEARSAYLQVTSGCSHNACRFCTYYKDAPFAVSPEEEIVEDLKEMASYGVAFPRIWLQGADPFLLSFDRLKRIAELIHEYLPFVQTIGGYGRVDSLRNKNVEQLKKLKELGYSGIVFGVESGDDKILTYMNKGYHADEIVPQLSKLDRAGMAYEVIFLSGLGGKGYGLDHAKKTAAVFNQLHPDRIIIAGLTIFPDTPLMKDVRSGEFQEATEGERILELKEFLKDLNIDTLIDATNASIITAIYGPIPAQKQAMIDRLQKIYDVYGETGLRRQRDSLGRI; encoded by the coding sequence ATGCATTTTGCCAGTAACGTCGTACGGCCTCCCTACGAGGCACGGAGTGCCTATCTGCAGGTGACCAGCGGTTGCAGCCACAACGCCTGCCGGTTCTGTACCTATTACAAGGATGCGCCCTTTGCGGTATCCCCTGAAGAGGAAATCGTGGAAGACCTGAAGGAAATGGCCAGTTACGGGGTAGCCTTCCCCCGCATCTGGCTCCAGGGCGCCGACCCGTTCCTGTTGAGCTTTGACCGGCTGAAACGGATTGCCGAACTGATCCACGAATACCTGCCCTTTGTGCAGACCATAGGGGGTTATGGCCGGGTGGACAGCCTGCGGAACAAGAACGTGGAACAACTGAAGAAACTGAAAGAACTGGGTTACAGCGGCATCGTGTTCGGGGTGGAATCCGGGGACGACAAGATCCTGACCTATATGAACAAGGGTTACCACGCCGATGAGATCGTGCCCCAGCTGTCCAAACTGGACCGGGCCGGCATGGCCTATGAGGTGATTTTCCTCAGCGGCTTGGGCGGCAAGGGCTACGGCCTGGACCACGCCAAAAAGACGGCGGCTGTGTTCAATCAGCTCCATCCCGACCGGATCATCATCGCCGGCCTGACCATCTTCCCGGACACGCCCCTGATGAAAGACGTGCGCAGCGGCGAGTTCCAGGAAGCCACCGAAGGAGAACGGATTCTGGAACTGAAGGAATTTTTGAAAGACCTGAACATCGACACCCTGATCGACGCCACCAATGCGTCCATCATCACGGCCATCTACGGACCCATCCCGGCCCAGAAACAGGCCATGATCGACCGGCTGCAGAAGATTTACGATGTATACGGCGAAACGGGGCTGCGGAGACAGAGAGATTCCTTAGGTAGGATCTGA
- a CDS encoding Rrf2 family transcriptional regulator, with translation MQVSTKFTIAIHILAATEYFGKDYKVTSDFLAGSIGCNPVIVRNLMKQLREAGLIAVRRGPGGIQITRPLDQITFYDVYEAVETSKDEMFHFHENPNPQCPVGRNIHAALDDKLRDIQKQFEDDLRQHNLGEVVGDLEKAIQKEA, from the coding sequence ATGCAGGTATCGACGAAATTCACCATTGCTATCCACATCTTGGCGGCAACGGAATATTTTGGCAAAGACTATAAAGTGACCAGCGACTTTCTGGCCGGCAGCATCGGGTGTAACCCGGTGATTGTGCGGAATCTGATGAAACAGTTGCGGGAGGCCGGGCTCATCGCCGTGCGCCGGGGCCCCGGGGGTATCCAGATCACCCGGCCCCTGGACCAGATTACGTTCTACGACGTGTACGAGGCGGTGGAGACCAGCAAGGACGAGATGTTCCATTTCCACGAGAACCCCAACCCCCAGTGCCCGGTGGGGAGGAACATCCATGCGGCCCTGGACGACAAGCTCCGGGACATCCAGAAACAGTTCGAAGACGATCTGCGGCAGCACAACCTGGGAGAGGTAGTAGGGGACCTGGAAAAGGCCATACAAAAAGAAGCGTGA
- a CDS encoding helix-turn-helix domain-containing protein, giving the protein MTDFPVSEKPQKNQVLTPWARRLRYLRKINNLSQQQVADVLHCTQVSYGMYELDKRMIPLDKLIQMADFYHTTLDYLAGRTDKPGE; this is encoded by the coding sequence ATGACAGATTTTCCTGTTTCGGAGAAGCCGCAGAAAAATCAGGTCCTTACTCCCTGGGCCCGGAGGCTGAGGTACCTGCGTAAAATCAACAACCTTTCCCAGCAGCAGGTGGCCGATGTGCTCCACTGCACCCAGGTTTCCTACGGGATGTACGAACTGGATAAGCGCATGATCCCTCTGGATAAACTGATCCAGATGGCCGATTTTTACCACACTACACTGGATTATCTGGCGGGGAGGACTGATAAGCCCGGCGAGTAA
- a CDS encoding MerR family transcriptional regulator, producing the protein MINNKLTIGQMAKINHTTVSTLRLYERLGLLVPATINPENGYRYYDMEQSAVFHTIQTCTLLGLSLKEIESLVETNSFSMIDKMYHEKLEQVKAQIQQLSLQRHMLYKALNGLERYLSLPPEGTFTLQFLHSEYVYSEPADRDYFHEDFGSYLYGISLLYDHLESIHIPARYQFFTGFTMGMANFLEHRYHASQLEAYVDEIYGERPQVLKRKGRLCFCTYVDDFAKLDGALEAMADHCRKNHLQVDGDLICRLLSKHCQG; encoded by the coding sequence ATGATCAACAACAAACTCACCATTGGCCAGATGGCTAAAATCAACCATACAACGGTTTCCACCCTGCGCCTGTACGAGCGTCTGGGACTGCTGGTACCTGCCACCATCAATCCGGAAAACGGCTACCGGTATTACGATATGGAGCAGAGCGCCGTGTTCCACACCATCCAGACCTGCACGCTCCTGGGACTGAGCCTGAAAGAGATAGAGAGCCTGGTCGAAACGAACAGCTTCAGCATGATCGATAAAATGTACCATGAAAAGCTGGAACAGGTGAAAGCCCAGATCCAGCAGCTTTCCCTGCAGCGCCATATGCTCTACAAAGCCCTGAATGGGCTGGAACGGTATCTGAGTCTGCCTCCGGAAGGTACGTTCACATTGCAGTTCCTCCATTCGGAGTATGTGTATTCGGAACCTGCCGACCGGGATTATTTCCATGAAGATTTCGGCAGTTACCTGTATGGTATATCGTTGTTATACGACCATCTGGAAAGCATCCATATTCCGGCCCGCTATCAGTTCTTTACCGGTTTCACCATGGGAATGGCCAATTTCTTGGAGCATCGGTACCATGCTTCCCAACTGGAAGCCTATGTGGATGAAATCTATGGAGAACGGCCCCAGGTGCTGAAACGGAAGGGACGGCTCTGCTTCTGTACGTATGTGGATGATTTTGCCAAACTGGATGGAGCACTGGAGGCCATGGCCGACCATTGCCGGAAAAACCATCTGCAGGTGGACGGCGATTTGATTTGCCGGCTCCTGAGTAAACATTGCCAGGGATGA
- a CDS encoding radical SAM protein: MHFHGPIIRPPTDAASLFIEVTAGCSHNACTFCNFYQDTPFMVAPLSQIEADLKEAKRDWPDAKNIWASGGNPFVLSTEKQIEVWDLIKRYYPDARISTYAIISDFKNKSVEDIKKIKEHGLDEIMIGIETGDDEVLRFVNKGYTAADILEAGRKMDEAGITYRMIYLGGLAGKGKLVESAKRSAKIFNQIHPYYMMLTNVSVLPGTKLFEQMQAGQWVEASEKERIEEIRTLLNELQIPITVNSGTSTSTVRFEVKLPEERQEILAQLDGVLDKFDDKTENALRRWRHSQRAV; the protein is encoded by the coding sequence ATGCATTTCCATGGTCCGATCATCCGTCCGCCAACTGACGCGGCAAGCTTATTCATCGAAGTCACTGCAGGGTGCAGCCACAACGCCTGCACGTTCTGCAACTTTTATCAAGATACCCCTTTCATGGTGGCGCCCCTGTCCCAGATCGAAGCTGACCTGAAGGAAGCGAAACGGGACTGGCCCGATGCGAAGAACATCTGGGCCTCCGGTGGCAACCCCTTCGTGCTGAGCACGGAAAAACAGATCGAGGTCTGGGACCTGATCAAACGGTATTATCCCGATGCCCGGATCTCCACCTACGCCATCATTTCCGATTTCAAGAACAAGAGCGTGGAGGACATCAAGAAGATCAAGGAACACGGCCTGGACGAAATCATGATTGGCATCGAAACCGGCGACGACGAAGTGCTGCGGTTCGTGAACAAGGGCTACACCGCCGCCGACATCCTGGAAGCTGGCCGGAAGATGGACGAAGCCGGTATCACGTACCGGATGATCTACCTGGGCGGCCTGGCCGGCAAGGGTAAACTGGTGGAAAGCGCCAAACGGTCTGCCAAAATCTTCAACCAGATCCATCCCTATTACATGATGCTGACCAACGTATCCGTCCTGCCGGGAACGAAGCTGTTCGAACAGATGCAGGCCGGTCAGTGGGTCGAAGCCTCTGAAAAGGAACGGATCGAAGAAATCCGCACCCTGCTGAATGAACTGCAGATCCCCATTACCGTGAACTCCGGGACCTCCACCTCCACGGTGCGGTTCGAAGTGAAACTGCCGGAAGAACGGCAGGAAATCCTGGCCCAGCTGGATGGGGTACTGGATAAGTTCGATGACAAGACGGAAAACGCCCTGAGAAGATGGAGACACAGCCAGAGAGCCGTGTAA
- a CDS encoding spermidine synthase yields the protein MGTVQSPAATTGGRRLLQNQYYLYLTEFFAGMAVMAVEIGAQRLISPYFSSSQVVWTIIIGMIMIAMAGGNVYGGKTADKDPNPDKLYGRILFSSIWLALIPFLGKYIIVGISAVGIFFVKANYLIIAAIVTCLLLFVFPLFLLGTVTPSLAKYTMDSLSDNGKIVGTLGAMNTIGSILGTFLPTFVTIPAIGTNLTFLIFSGILLVLSAVYFFSNGKRLRKVGAAAILFVAACLLGYKTDFAFWESREELLYEGESVYNYLRVQDSLKRTVLSTNVLFGVQSVLEKSDGLTGIYYDYALAAPFLTKSGTQKAQDVLILGMGSGTYARQLLRYLPGTKVAGVEIDRKITDLAHQYFQLPAQVPVTEYDGRAYLNEDPQKYDVIMVDAYQDITIPFQMSSVEFFQSVRQHLKPGGVMVVNLNMHGTEQGGIADWLADTVAGVFPEVMTIDVPGNTNRELFAGERGLKASLAQNSQPVRDPQLADLLATIGNRAVLYHSGGRKFTDDKAPVELLGMQELDGLIRQEAERYKEIYRKEGIEGVLQDL from the coding sequence ATGGGTACTGTTCAATCACCGGCCGCCACGACGGGTGGCCGGCGGCTCTTACAAAATCAATACTACCTGTATCTCACGGAATTCTTTGCGGGGATGGCGGTCATGGCTGTGGAAATCGGAGCCCAGCGCCTGATTTCCCCGTATTTTTCCTCATCCCAGGTGGTCTGGACCATCATCATCGGTATGATCATGATCGCCATGGCGGGAGGCAATGTGTATGGCGGCAAAACAGCGGACAAAGATCCCAACCCGGACAAACTGTACGGGCGGATCCTGTTTTCATCCATCTGGCTGGCCCTGATCCCCTTCCTGGGGAAGTACATCATTGTGGGCATCTCGGCGGTGGGGATTTTTTTCGTAAAGGCCAACTACCTGATCATTGCGGCCATTGTCACCTGTCTGCTGCTTTTTGTGTTCCCCCTGTTCCTGCTGGGAACGGTGACGCCCTCCCTGGCCAAATACACCATGGATTCCCTTTCCGACAACGGGAAAATCGTGGGGACCCTGGGGGCCATGAACACCATCGGCAGCATCCTGGGGACATTCCTGCCCACCTTTGTGACCATCCCGGCCATAGGGACGAATCTCACGTTCCTGATTTTCTCCGGCATCCTGCTGGTGCTGTCCGCGGTGTACTTCTTCAGCAACGGAAAGAGGCTGCGTAAAGTCGGGGCTGCGGCCATCCTCTTTGTGGCCGCCTGCCTGTTGGGGTACAAAACGGATTTCGCCTTCTGGGAATCCCGTGAGGAGCTTTTGTACGAGGGAGAGTCGGTGTACAATTACCTGCGGGTCCAGGACAGCCTGAAGCGGACCGTCCTTTCCACCAATGTGCTGTTCGGGGTCCAATCGGTGCTGGAAAAAAGCGATGGCCTGACGGGCATATACTACGACTATGCCCTGGCGGCTCCGTTCCTGACCAAAAGTGGTACGCAAAAAGCCCAGGATGTGCTGATCCTGGGCATGGGGTCGGGTACATATGCCCGGCAGTTGCTGCGGTACCTGCCGGGGACGAAGGTGGCCGGGGTGGAAATCGACCGGAAAATCACGGACCTGGCCCACCAGTATTTCCAGCTGCCGGCACAGGTGCCGGTGACGGAGTATGACGGCCGGGCCTACCTCAACGAGGACCCGCAGAAATATGATGTGATCATGGTGGATGCCTACCAGGACATCACCATCCCGTTCCAGATGTCCTCGGTGGAATTCTTTCAGAGCGTGCGGCAGCACCTGAAACCCGGCGGTGTCATGGTGGTGAACCTGAACATGCACGGCACGGAGCAGGGGGGCATCGCGGACTGGCTGGCAGACACGGTGGCCGGCGTGTTCCCGGAGGTCATGACCATCGACGTACCGGGGAACACCAACCGGGAGTTGTTTGCCGGGGAACGGGGCCTGAAGGCCAGCCTGGCTCAGAACAGCCAACCCGTCCGGGATCCCCAGCTTGCAGACCTGCTGGCGACCATCGGGAATCGGGCCGTCCTGTACCATTCCGGCGGCCGGAAGTTCACCGATGACAAGGCGCCGGTGGAGTTGCTGGGGATGCAGGAGCTGGACGGGCTGATCAGGCAGGAGGCGGAAAGATATAAGGAAATTTACCGGAAAGAGGGAATTGAGGGGGTACTCCAGGATCTGTAA
- a CDS encoding methylated-DNA--[protein]-cysteine S-methyltransferase: MEVFDTYESPLGTVILTADDQGLTRLYFQGAPDAPEGLENQLPKAQDDEFIQEGKHWLHGYFEGRHLGWRPPLHLKGSEFQNQVWKALLTIPYGQTVSYGDVAKEVARERHMEKMSARAVGGAVGSNPVCLIVPCHRVVGAGGSLTGYGGGLQRKVKLLELEGVDTSRFTLPKKSRFL; this comes from the coding sequence ATGGAAGTCTTTGATACCTACGAATCCCCCCTGGGAACCGTCATCCTGACGGCGGACGACCAGGGGCTGACCCGGCTGTACTTTCAGGGGGCACCCGATGCTCCGGAAGGGCTGGAAAACCAGCTGCCCAAGGCCCAGGATGACGAATTCATCCAGGAAGGCAAGCACTGGCTGCATGGTTATTTCGAAGGTCGGCATCTGGGCTGGCGGCCGCCCCTGCACCTGAAAGGCTCTGAATTCCAGAACCAGGTCTGGAAAGCCCTGCTGACCATCCCCTACGGCCAAACGGTCAGCTATGGAGACGTGGCCAAAGAAGTGGCCAGGGAGCGTCATATGGAAAAAATGTCTGCCCGGGCGGTGGGCGGCGCCGTAGGCAGCAATCCGGTGTGCCTGATCGTACCCTGCCATCGGGTGGTGGGAGCCGGGGGCAGCCTGACCGGGTACGGCGGCGGCCTGCAACGGAAAGTGAAGCTGCTGGAGCTGGAAGGGGTGGACACAAGCCGGTTCACCCTGCCGAAGAAAAGCCGGTTTTTGTAA
- a CDS encoding ESPR-type extended signal peptide-containing protein, whose amino-acid sequence MNKIYKVIYSKVRHCYVVVSEIARNQGKAHSSHTSLAGGTCVLALILGFLLGAPGTVQAADSVNLYHGASAYYDDKGNLTIGDAKTVAEGKNQNGRNNTTIGTQTDTLRNVTEGDTKKDGQPLDDDSNTILVDGEGKAHDLNLSTEAGGSTAVGYQNKAEGDDSTAIGNNAKITNKPVTYYVDADGKKTASADNAAWYKDTSGKPTKVPQVFRDAAGKTTTTPQYIHTYTEKDPDTKEEVTKTEITSDATKADKDSGGNPVYNYRKEDNTDKLYSVTLYQAASNSIAAGTHVTAKGSNAVAVGYNSSADNSAVAIGDTATAKENAVAMGKDTKATAEGSIALGKGSEATRDGGVAGWDPKTGTASTKSDVAWKSGEGALSIGNGGASRQITNVAAGSEDSDAVNLAQLKEAMTHYYSVKTTSDTDAAGGNNYLNDGATGNNALAAGVSAVATGDNATAVGTNTYASGTNASAYGYRAVASGSGSVAIGSGTSAQQEGSVAIGGHTQGSHAVQVGTDSTAQSAYSVAVGGHAKGEYSVEVGYGSTAQGSYSTSIGGHAIGKNSIAIGRDSNPASAGGDNSIAIGGHTNSTNDIAIGAGSSTSGGQAITVGGSATGGQAVSVGGVAGSFQATAVGSGSAATGSQSTAVGGHAGNLLQ is encoded by the coding sequence ATGAATAAAATCTATAAAGTGATTTACAGCAAGGTGCGCCACTGCTATGTAGTGGTTTCGGAAATTGCCCGAAACCAGGGAAAGGCTCATTCCAGCCATACCAGTCTGGCAGGAGGAACCTGTGTCCTGGCTCTGATCCTGGGCTTCCTGCTGGGAGCACCAGGGACGGTGCAGGCGGCGGATTCTGTGAACCTGTACCATGGCGCTTCCGCTTATTACGATGACAAAGGCAACCTGACCATCGGCGATGCGAAGACTGTGGCCGAAGGGAAAAATCAGAATGGCCGGAACAACACCACCATCGGCACCCAGACCGATACCCTGCGGAATGTGACGGAGGGCGATACGAAAAAGGATGGCCAGCCTTTGGATGACGACAGCAACACCATATTGGTGGACGGGGAAGGCAAGGCCCATGACTTGAATCTTTCCACCGAGGCCGGCGGCTCCACGGCCGTGGGCTACCAGAACAAGGCAGAAGGGGACGATTCCACGGCCATCGGCAATAACGCCAAAATTACCAACAAACCGGTAACCTACTACGTGGACGCCGACGGCAAGAAGACCGCATCTGCAGACAATGCCGCCTGGTACAAGGATACCAGCGGCAAGCCGACGAAAGTGCCCCAGGTCTTCCGGGATGCTGCCGGCAAGACTACCACTACGCCCCAGTACATCCATACCTATACGGAAAAAGACCCGGATACCAAGGAAGAAGTGACAAAGACAGAAATCACCAGCGATGCCACGAAGGCCGACAAGGACAGCGGGGGAAATCCGGTATACAATTACAGAAAAGAGGACAACACGGACAAACTCTATTCCGTCACCCTCTATCAGGCTGCCAGCAACTCCATTGCCGCCGGTACCCATGTCACTGCCAAGGGCAGCAATGCCGTAGCCGTGGGCTACAACTCCAGTGCCGACAATTCTGCCGTGGCCATCGGCGATACGGCTACTGCCAAAGAAAATGCCGTGGCCATGGGTAAAGATACCAAAGCGACGGCAGAAGGCTCCATCGCCCTGGGCAAAGGCTCCGAGGCCACCCGGGATGGGGGCGTCGCCGGCTGGGATCCCAAGACCGGCACGGCCTCTACGAAGAGCGACGTGGCCTGGAAGTCCGGGGAAGGGGCCCTTTCCATTGGCAATGGCGGTGCCAGCCGTCAGATTACCAACGTGGCCGCCGGCAGTGAAGACAGCGACGCCGTGAACCTGGCCCAGCTGAAAGAAGCCATGACCCATTACTACAGCGTCAAGACCACATCTGATACTGATGCAGCCGGAGGCAACAACTACCTGAACGACGGCGCCACCGGCAACAATGCCCTGGCCGCCGGGGTCAGTGCTGTGGCAACAGGAGATAATGCCACGGCCGTGGGTACAAATACCTATGCTTCCGGTACGAACGCTTCTGCGTATGGATACCGGGCTGTGGCCAGCGGTTCGGGCAGTGTGGCCATCGGTTCCGGGACCAGCGCCCAGCAGGAAGGCTCTGTGGCTATAGGAGGTCATACCCAAGGATCTCATGCGGTGCAGGTAGGGACAGATTCCACAGCCCAAAGTGCTTATTCGGTAGCTGTTGGTGGTCATGCTAAAGGAGAATATTCTGTAGAAGTTGGGTACGGATCCACTGCCCAGGGATCTTATTCCACTTCTATAGGCGGCCATGCTATCGGAAAGAATTCCATTGCCATCGGTAGAGATAGCAATCCTGCCAGTGCTGGAGGGGATAACTCCATTGCCATCGGAGGCCACACCAACAGCACCAACGATATTGCCATCGGGGCCGGTTCCTCGACCAGCGGCGGTCAGGCCATCACCGTAGGCGGTTCGGCCACGGGCGGGCAGGCAGTTTCCGTAGGCGGTGTTGCCGGAAGTTTTCAGGCCACGGCCGTAGGCAGTGGTTCTGCAGCTACAGGTTCCCAGAGTACGGCTGTGGGTGGCCACGCTGGTAATCTACTGCAGTAG